Genomic DNA from Bremerella alba:
CCCATCGTTGATCACAACGAACCGGTTGTTACTTGATCCCACATCCACTTTCCGCGGTTCGATTTCCTCGGCAGTTTTGCGAACCATGCAGTAGTAGTCATCGCCATAAGGGAAAACGGACTGCACAGGAACCATCAGGACATCGTTCAGTTTCTCGATATGAATCGCACAGTTGGCCGTCAAGCCAGGCTTGATTTGTCGAGGTGTCCCATCGATGGTCACGACGGCGGCATATCGTTTGACCTGGGCACCAAAGCGGCTGATTGGTTCCGGATATTCATTCACCTTAGAAACGGTTCCTGTCAGCTTTAACCCGTCAAACGCATCCAACGTAATCGTTGCTTTCATTCCAACATCAACAAGTGCCACCCGCGACTCATTAATCAAAACATGAACTTGCATTGCGGTGTAATCTGGCAGACGAATGATGGTCTGGCGTTCACGGACGGTACTACCAGGCTCGACAATAAACTCGGAAGCCTCTCGATTGCCACGTTCATTCGCATATACCACTTGACCTGATGTTGGCGCCGTGATGGTGCAGTTCTTGATCTGCTCTAGGAAGAAGTCAAGGCGTTTCTGCTCGATCGAATTTCGCTCTTTCGCCGACTCTAAGTCTGCCTTGGCGACGCCAATAGCACTCTCGAGTTCTTTGATCTTCTTCTCTTTGGTTTGCTCGATGAGCACCTTCAGCTTAAGCATGGCGTTGTCTCGGTCCAAGCCAGCCTTCCTGACGGCAAACTTATCGCCTTCCAACTGTAATGAAGTCACGAAACCTTTGGCAGCCAGGCGGGAACTGTAGGCATAATATTCTTCGGCTCGACGCATTGTCTCCATTGCAAACTCGATCTCGGCCTCAAGCTCCTGCTTCTCTTGAATGAACAAACCATCGACGTATTCGGTCATCGCGATCTGGGCTGCTTCCAGTTCGTTCTGAGACTTTGCCAGGCCTGCAACCGATCCGCTGAGGTCTAATCGCTGAAGCTTGGTTTCTTCTTCCAGGGCCGAAGAATCGAGCCGAACCAAGACGTCGCCTGGTTCAACCATTTTCCCTTCTTCAATCACCCAGAGAATTTCGAAGTTATTCAAATCGCGGTAGCCACGCACGACTGACATCACATCCACATTCCGGGCACTCTCGACTTCGCCTTTTTCGACGACATCGTGAACAAAATTGCCCACCGTTGCCTGATGAAACATTTCATCTTCGATGATCTGTGTCTTATCTCCGGCGGTGTAGAAGTAGGCGCCAGCAGCCCCCGCAATGACGAGGCACACAATAGCTGCCTTGGCAAAATAGCCTCTACGTGCAAGTCGACGATGTCGAAACCGCAGAGTAGGAGTTCTTAACGAACGAAGCAAACTAGACTGAAAGCTAACCATGGAAATTTCTCGATGAAGGTAGGATGCATGGACCTAACCATGGATTTCCATGCATAAATCTGAAGAAGGCTGGGAGCATGCCAGGAAGGCATTTAATTAGTTTACCAAACAATGAGCCGAGGATAACCTCAAAAACTGCCGCTTTTTTTGATATCGATGCCTCCTAACCCATTGGTCAGAAGGTAGTTACCAAAAAACAGAAGATCGATTACAACTCATTTGGACTAGATCGACTCCCGAAGTACTTCACTTAGATGAAACCCCGCCAAGCCTCGAAAGATTCTGACAATTCTAAAAAGATTGTTAGAACGGCTATCAGCCTGTTAAGTAACCCTTGCCATATTCAGCATTTACGACCCACCAGACATGAATGCCACCCTCAACACTCAGGGAAGCATAGGCAACTTAGCGTAGCCATTGTCGCTCAGTAACAATCTATTTAGGGGGTTCTAGTCGCGGGTCGATCGCTTCGACGCGGGTCGGCTTAAGATCGCCTGCCGGTCGCGGCAGCTCAATCGGCTCCGCTCCGTCGACATCCAATTGCAACGAACCTGAAGATTCAATCTGCTCAGGGACACCAGATGACAGATCGGACATTTCCGATAGTTCCGGGATATCGTGTTCAAACTGCATCTCCTGCAACTTTTCCTCCCAGTACGAACCTTCGACCGGTCCTGGATCGACCCAAACGCCTCGTTCGTCCAATTGAATCGTTCCCATATCGACATCGAGACCGCGTCGCAGAACTTCGTAATTCACGCCGACCGAAAGGAAGTCGTTCTGAGCCGAGAGAAGGCTGTCCAACGCGTTTAACAAGTCACGTGCCGTGCTGGAATCGAATTGTTGACTGGTTTGATTCGGTTTGGCCGGTTCCTGCAATCGCAATTG
This window encodes:
- a CDS encoding efflux RND transporter periplasmic adaptor subunit — translated: MCLVIAGAAGAYFYTAGDKTQIIEDEMFHQATVGNFVHDVVEKGEVESARNVDVMSVVRGYRDLNNFEILWVIEEGKMVEPGDVLVRLDSSALEEETKLQRLDLSGSVAGLAKSQNELEAAQIAMTEYVDGLFIQEKQELEAEIEFAMETMRRAEEYYAYSSRLAAKGFVTSLQLEGDKFAVRKAGLDRDNAMLKLKVLIEQTKEKKIKELESAIGVAKADLESAKERNSIEQKRLDFFLEQIKNCTITAPTSGQVVYANERGNREASEFIVEPGSTVRERQTIIRLPDYTAMQVHVLINESRVALVDVGMKATITLDAFDGLKLTGTVSKVNEYPEPISRFGAQVKRYAAVVTIDGTPRQIKPGLTANCAIHIEKLNDVLMVPVQSVFPYGDDYYCMVRKTAEEIEPRKVDVGSSNNRFVVINDGLEAGEYVSMSPRRLMDTVDMPELAPEQLNPNDQEDGNPKGRQGRGNPAPEKSPGQGERTGNATQLVDQVLKKFDANNDGVLSSDELAASGDEKYTNADQDGDGMIQRNELIAVTSTDEALEEDPVRIAEDQSPQAVGGAQ